Proteins from one Falco cherrug isolate bFalChe1 chromosome 7, bFalChe1.pri, whole genome shotgun sequence genomic window:
- the BNIP2 gene encoding BCL2/adenovirus E1B 19 kDa protein-interacting protein 2 isoform X3 produces MEGVEFKEEWQDEDFPRPLPEDDPVESDILAAAGTESEAEVNGTKVRKKLMAPDISLTLDHSEESVLSDDLDESGEIDLDDLDTPSENSNEFEWEDDLPKPKTTDVIRKGSLTEYTVVEEKDDGRRWRMFRIGEQDHRVDMKAIEPYKKVISHGGYYGDGLNAIVVFAVCFMPESSQPNYRYLMDNLFKYVIGTLELLVAENYMIVYLNGATTRRKMPSLGWLRKCYQQIDRRLRKNLKSLIIVHPSWFIRTLLAITKPFISSKFSQKIRYVFSLAELAELIPMEYVGIPECIKQVDQELNGKQEQKSEQ; encoded by the exons ATGGAAGGTGTTGAGTTTAAGGAAGAATGGCAAGATGAAGATTTTCcaag GCCCCTGCCAGAGGACGATCCTGTTGAGTCAGATATATTGGCTGCAGCTGGAACAGAAAGTGAAGCTG agGTTAATGGAACCAAAGTGAGGAAGAAATTAATGGCTCCAGATATTAGCTTAACTTTGGATCACAGTGAGGAATCTGTTTTGTCTGATGACTTGGATGAGAGTGGAGAGATTGATTTGGACGATTTGGATACtccttcagaaaacagcaatgaGTTTGAATGGGAAG ATGATCTTCCGAAACCAAAAACTACTGATGTAATTAGGAAAGGATCACTTACTGAATACACTGTGGTAGAGGAGAAGGATGATGGTCGACGCTGGCGAATGTTTAGGATTGGAGAACAGGACCATAGGGTGGACATGAAGGCTATTGAACCATACAAAAAAGTTATCAGTCATGGTG gTTATTATGGTGACGGGTTAAATGCCATTGTTGTGTTTGCCGTTTGTTTTATGCCTGAAAGCAGTCAGCCTAACTACAGATACCTAATGGACAATCTATTTAA GTATGTAATTGGCACTTTAGAGCTGTTAGTAGCAGAGAACTATATGATAGTTTACCTGAATGGTGCAACAACGCGGAGAAAAATGCCAAGTTTAGGCTGGCTTAGGAAATGTTACCAGCAAATTGACAGAAG GTTAAGGAAAAACCTGAAGTCATTAATCATAGTTCATCCTTCTTGGTTCATCAGAACGCTTTTGGCCATCACAAAACCTTTTATTAG CTCAAAATTCAGCCAAAAAATTAGGTATGTCTTTAGCCTGGCAGAACTAGCTGAACTCATCCCCATGGAATACGTTGGCATCCCAGAATGCATAAAACA AGTTGACCAAGAGCTGAATGGAAAACAAGAGCAGAAAAGTGAACAGTAA
- the BNIP2 gene encoding BCL2/adenovirus E1B 19 kDa protein-interacting protein 2 isoform X2 — protein MEGVEFKEEWQDEDFPRPLPEDDPVESDILAAAGTESEAEVNGTKVRKKLMAPDISLTLDHSEESVLSDDLDESGEIDLDDLDTPSENSNEFEWEDDLPKPKTTDVIRKGSLTEYTVVEEKDDGRRWRMFRIGEQDHRVDMKAIEPYKKVISHGGYYGDGLNAIVVFAVCFMPESSQPNYRYLMDNLFKYVIGTLELLVAENYMIVYLNGATTRRKMPSLGWLRKCYQQIDRRLRKNLKSLIIVHPSWFIRTLLAITKPFISSKFSQKIRYVFSLAELAELIPMEYVGIPECIKQDAYCLNWGMDIERSTERVK, from the exons ATGGAAGGTGTTGAGTTTAAGGAAGAATGGCAAGATGAAGATTTTCcaag GCCCCTGCCAGAGGACGATCCTGTTGAGTCAGATATATTGGCTGCAGCTGGAACAGAAAGTGAAGCTG agGTTAATGGAACCAAAGTGAGGAAGAAATTAATGGCTCCAGATATTAGCTTAACTTTGGATCACAGTGAGGAATCTGTTTTGTCTGATGACTTGGATGAGAGTGGAGAGATTGATTTGGACGATTTGGATACtccttcagaaaacagcaatgaGTTTGAATGGGAAG ATGATCTTCCGAAACCAAAAACTACTGATGTAATTAGGAAAGGATCACTTACTGAATACACTGTGGTAGAGGAGAAGGATGATGGTCGACGCTGGCGAATGTTTAGGATTGGAGAACAGGACCATAGGGTGGACATGAAGGCTATTGAACCATACAAAAAAGTTATCAGTCATGGTG gTTATTATGGTGACGGGTTAAATGCCATTGTTGTGTTTGCCGTTTGTTTTATGCCTGAAAGCAGTCAGCCTAACTACAGATACCTAATGGACAATCTATTTAA GTATGTAATTGGCACTTTAGAGCTGTTAGTAGCAGAGAACTATATGATAGTTTACCTGAATGGTGCAACAACGCGGAGAAAAATGCCAAGTTTAGGCTGGCTTAGGAAATGTTACCAGCAAATTGACAGAAG GTTAAGGAAAAACCTGAAGTCATTAATCATAGTTCATCCTTCTTGGTTCATCAGAACGCTTTTGGCCATCACAAAACCTTTTATTAG CTCAAAATTCAGCCAAAAAATTAGGTATGTCTTTAGCCTGGCAGAACTAGCTGAACTCATCCCCATGGAATACGTTGGCATCCCAGAATGCATAAAACA GGATGCTTATTGTCTAAATTGGGGAATGGACATAGAGAGGAGCACTGAGAGAGTAAagtaa
- the BNIP2 gene encoding BCL2/adenovirus E1B 19 kDa protein-interacting protein 2 isoform X1 codes for MEGVEFKEEWQDEDFPRPLPEDDPVESDILAAAGTESEAEVNGTKVRKKLMAPDISLTLDHSEESVLSDDLDESGEIDLDDLDTPSENSNEFEWEDDLPKPKTTDVIRKGSLTEYTVVEEKDDGRRWRMFRIGEQDHRVDMKAIEPYKKVISHGGYYGDGLNAIVVFAVCFMPESSQPNYRYLMDNLFKYVIGTLELLVAENYMIVYLNGATTRRKMPSLGWLRKCYQQIDRRLRKNLKSLIIVHPSWFIRTLLAITKPFISSKFSQKIRYVFSLAELAELIPMEYVGIPECIKQYEEEKFRKKQKRVDQELNGKQEQKSEQ; via the exons ATGGAAGGTGTTGAGTTTAAGGAAGAATGGCAAGATGAAGATTTTCcaag GCCCCTGCCAGAGGACGATCCTGTTGAGTCAGATATATTGGCTGCAGCTGGAACAGAAAGTGAAGCTG agGTTAATGGAACCAAAGTGAGGAAGAAATTAATGGCTCCAGATATTAGCTTAACTTTGGATCACAGTGAGGAATCTGTTTTGTCTGATGACTTGGATGAGAGTGGAGAGATTGATTTGGACGATTTGGATACtccttcagaaaacagcaatgaGTTTGAATGGGAAG ATGATCTTCCGAAACCAAAAACTACTGATGTAATTAGGAAAGGATCACTTACTGAATACACTGTGGTAGAGGAGAAGGATGATGGTCGACGCTGGCGAATGTTTAGGATTGGAGAACAGGACCATAGGGTGGACATGAAGGCTATTGAACCATACAAAAAAGTTATCAGTCATGGTG gTTATTATGGTGACGGGTTAAATGCCATTGTTGTGTTTGCCGTTTGTTTTATGCCTGAAAGCAGTCAGCCTAACTACAGATACCTAATGGACAATCTATTTAA GTATGTAATTGGCACTTTAGAGCTGTTAGTAGCAGAGAACTATATGATAGTTTACCTGAATGGTGCAACAACGCGGAGAAAAATGCCAAGTTTAGGCTGGCTTAGGAAATGTTACCAGCAAATTGACAGAAG GTTAAGGAAAAACCTGAAGTCATTAATCATAGTTCATCCTTCTTGGTTCATCAGAACGCTTTTGGCCATCACAAAACCTTTTATTAG CTCAAAATTCAGCCAAAAAATTAGGTATGTCTTTAGCCTGGCAGAACTAGCTGAACTCATCCCCATGGAATACGTTGGCATCCCAGAATGCATAAAACA gtatgaagaagaaaagtttagaaagaaacagaaaag AGTTGACCAAGAGCTGAATGGAAAACAAGAGCAGAAAAGTGAACAGTAA